A section of the Diabrotica virgifera virgifera chromosome 8, PGI_DIABVI_V3a genome encodes:
- the LOC126890536 gene encoding rhythmically expressed gene 2 protein isoform X2, protein MRPLSQLRLITFDVTDTLLQFKTSPGQQYGEIGALYGISCDKKVLGHNFKTHFRKMSQEHPNFGRHTGLGWEKWWHTVVKDSFKESDINCDNEKLDQVANHLIDMYSGSGVWQVAHGAYGLLSFLRSKGVMLGVVSNYDPRLRNILINTRLRHYFQFVLISYHVGFEKPDPKIFLEAMSSAKLENLEPQECLHIGDQKSLDYDGARNCGWHAVLVNDKEKYPDIDKEHVFKSLFDIHKHFIKTSGESLSSHTV, encoded by the exons ATGAGGCCCCTTTCTCAATTAAGACTAATAACATTCGACGTAACAGACACTTTACTTCAATTTAAAACATCCCCTGGCCAGCAGTATGGAGAAATTGGTGCCCTATATGGAATATCCTGTGATAAAAAGGTTTTGGGCCATAATTTTAAAACCCATTTTCGAAAAATGAGTCAGGAACATCCAAATTTTGGACGTCATACAGGTCTGGGATGGGAAAAGTGGTGGCACACAGTTGTGAAAGACTCTTTTAAAGAGAGTGATATAAATTGTGACAATGAAAAATTAGATCAGGTAGCGAATCATCTAATTGATATGTACAGTGGTTCAGGTGTATGGCAAGTAGCACACGGAGCATATGGACTTTTATCGTTTCTTAGAAGTAAAG GTGTCATGCTAGGAGTAGTCTCAAATTATGATCCTAGGTTAAGAAACATTTTGATCAACACCAGACTCAGGCACTATTTTCAGTTTGTCCTTATATCCTATCACGTAGGATTTGAAAAACCTGATCCTAAGATTTTCCTTGAAGCCATGTCTTCGGCCAAACTGGAAAATCTAGAACCACAGGAATGTTTACACATAGGAGATCAGAAATCTTTAGATTATGATGGTGCAAGGAACTGTGGGTGGCACGCCGTTTTAGTGAATGATAAAGAAAAGTATCCAGATATAGATAAAGAACatgtttttaaaagtttgttTGATATTCATAAGCATTTCATTAAAACTTCTGGCGAATCATTATCTTCTCATACGGTATAA